DNA sequence from the Candidatus Hydrogenedentota bacterium genome:
CATCCATCGACACCATCCTGATCGCCGATGACGATGCGTTTCTTTGTGATACGCCCGACCGCAGGACGCTGTGGGCCTGCCAGACCCCGCAGACCTTTCGGCTCGACACGCTTCGTCGCGCGCACGCGGCGGCAACGCGTGAAGGCTTCACCGGGACGGACGACGCGTCGCTCGTGCGGCGGGCGGGTGGCCGCGTGAAACTGGTTATGGGGTCGCCCTTGAATTTCAAAGTCACCACGCCGCACGATTTGGAACTCGCGCGTTGTGTCGTCGAAGGAGGGATCGCGTGATTCGTGTCGGCTTGGGCTACGACCTGCACCGGCTCGGCGAAGGCCGGCCGCTCATCCTCGGAGGCGTAACAATCCCGTTCGAGAAAGGTCTCGAGGGCCATTCCGACGCCGACGCGCTCGCCCACGCGATTACCGACGCACTCCTCGGGGCGGCCGCACTCGGCAATATCGGCCAGCACTTTCCCGACACGGACCCGCGATACAAAGACGCGGACAGCATTCAACTGCTCACCCACGCGGCAAATCTGGTCCGCGGCGCCGGTTACCGAATTGTCAATATCGATGCCAACATCGTCGCCCAACGCCCCAAACTAAACCCGCACCTCGACGCCATGCGAGCGCGCCTCGCAGACTGCCTTGCGATACCCGTCGGTTGTATTTCCGTCAAGGCCAAGACCAACGAACTCGTCGGTCCCGAAGGGCGCGGAGAGGCCATCAGCACGCAGGCAATCGCGTTGATTGAAACGGACTAATGTGTCGCACGATCGAATTTGGGTTCTGGATTATGAACCTTCGATTGCAGCACGCTATTGGCGCGTACAGTTGGCGGTGGCGGGTTTCGAGAAACCTGTCGGAGACGAAAGCGTCAAATTCTGACACACATAATGACGGAGTATGGTCCGCGTTGGCGTCTTCGTATTCGCGTATTCGATTGCTCTCGCTGTTGGGCGGTCGTATATGACGCGCCATGCCCGTCGATTCCGAATTCCGAAATCCAAACTTCTCCCGCGCCGCTTTCGGCGGCGCCTACGTCTTTGGCGCGTTCACCCCGTCGCACCTCTATGAAATCCCGCCTCGATAGTATCGTCGCCCGCGTCGCCGGAATTACCCGCACGCAGGCGCAGGGGCTAATACGCGCGGGCAAAGTGCTGTCGCACCACGGCGAAGTGCTCGACAAGCCGGGTGCGCAGTTCGACGACGAAATCGCGCTCGATATCCGCGACGGCTCGCCCTACGTCAGCCGTGGCGGCGACAAACTGGCTGCCGCCCTTGATGCGTTTGCGCTCGATCCAACGGGACGAATAGCGATCGACGTCGGCGCGTCAACCGGCGGCTTCACGGACTGCCTGTTGCAGCGCGGCGCCGCGCGGGTATACGCGGTTGACGTCGGCTATGGCCAGTTGGCGTGGAGACTGCGTAACGATCCGCGTGTTGTCGTCATGGAGCGGACCAACGTACGCCACATCACGCCCGCCGCCTTTCCGATACGGCCGAATTTCTTTACCGCGGACTGCTCGTTTATCTCTCTCAGTCTCGTATTGCCGCGGCTGAAATTGGTGCTCGATGCCGGCGCTTTGGGTGTCGTGCTCATCAAGCCGCAGTTCGAGGCGGGCCGGCAGCATGTTGGCAAGGGCGGCGTCGTGCGCGACCCGAAGGTGCACGACGCCGTGATCCAAAAGGTGCTAGAATCGGCCCGCGAATTCGGGTTCACGCCGGGACGGGTCGTACCGTCGCCGCTTCTCGGTCCGGCGGGCAATCGCGAATTTCTCGCGGAACTGACATACATCGGTTAATCAAGACCGTGCTTGAATTGCTGCGAATACAGAACTACGCCCTGATCGACAATCTGGAGGTCGAGTTTAAGCCCGGCCTGAATGCGTTGACCGGGGAAACCGGCGCGGGCAAGTCGATCATCATCGGCGCGCTCAACCTCGTGCTCGGCGCGCGCGCGTCGAACGAAACGGTGCGCGACGGCGCGGATCGAGCGCGCATCGAAGCGGTATTCCGCCTCTCGAAACTCAGCCGCCGTCTCAAGGCCCTCCTCGACGAATTCGATGTACCGATCGAAAACGGCGAGCTCATGGTCGCGCGCACCGTTACCTCGGACGGAAAAAGCCGTGCGCACGCTGGTGGAACATTGTTGCCGCTCAATGCGCTCGCCCAACTTGGCGACGAACTCGTAGACCTGCACGGCCAGCACGACCACCAGTCGCTGCTCATTCCGGAGCGTCAGTTGGACCTCCTGGACGGGTTCGCCGGCGCCGACGCCGCGGTTTCGGCCCTCGCGGGAATGGTCTCGAATCTTCGCTCGCTCGAAAAATCGATTGCGGAATTGGAAAGCGACGATCGCGAACGGGCGCGGCGCATCGAGTTTCTGAAGTTCGAAGTCTCGGAAATCAACGCCGCAAACCTTCAGCCAGGCGAAGAGGAAGAGGTCCGCTCGCGCCGCAACCTCATTACGAACGCAGAGCAGATTTATACGACTGCCGCCCGCGCCTACCAGGCGCTTTACGAAAGCGACGGCGACGCGGCCATCGACAAGATCGACGTGTCGCTTTCCGCGGTATCCGAGTTGAATGCAATTGATTCCCGGTTCGCCGCGCTTGCGGAATCGCTCGGGGCGTTACGCGCGAACGCGCAGGATATTTCCGCCGAATTGCGCGGGTTCACCGAGGCGGTCGAGTACGATCCACAGGAGTTGGACGACCTCAACCGGCGGCTATCCCAAATTGCGGACCTAAAGCGAAAGTTTGGCGATTCGATTGACGCAATTCTCGCGTATCGTGACAACGCGATCGCGGAGATCGAGCGGTTCGACTCCCGCGACCAGCAACTCGCTTCGATGCGCCGCGAGCATGCGAAGCGTTTGGAGTCCGCGAACGAACAGGCCGAGGCGATCTCGTTGAAACGCCGCGCCGCCGCCATGAAGCTCGACAAGAAGATCACTGGGGCGCTTCAGGAACTTGGCATGAAAGGCGGGACGCTTGAAACGCGCTTCGAGCAAACTGCGCTCACGAAATCGGGTATCGACCGCGCCGAGTTCCTGCTCTCCGCAAACCCGGGCGAACGCCCAAAGCCGTTGCGGCAAGTCGCGTCCGGCGGCGAAATCTCGCGCGTCATGCTCGCGATCAAGACCGTGCTCGCTGGTGCCGACCGCATCCCGACGCTCATCTTTGACGAGATCGACGCCGGAGTGGGCGGGGCCGTCGCAAACAAAGTGGCGCAGCGACTCCGCGATCTTTCCGCCACACACCAGACCATCTGCATCACGCACCTGCCGCAGATTGCCGCGGCGGCATCCGCGCACTTCACCGTGGAGAAGGGCACTGCGAAAGGCAGGACATTAACCCGAGTTCAGTTCCTCGAACCAACCGAGCGCACCAAGGAGGTCGCGCGCCTGCTCGATGGCTCGCTCACCGACGTGAGCCTCAAACACGCCGAGGAGCTTCTGCGGGCGAACCGATAGGGAATACGCACGAGATTGGATGCGATTCGTTCGTGTTCGTAATCGTATTCAGTCCATTTCCTCATGTATTATCTTCCTCCGCATCAGCGTTTGGAGTGACCGAATGGAATCGCAGAACGATATTGCTCGAATCAAGATTGGTGTCATGGGTTCGGCGGGCGGCGCGATGGAAGCGCGCCTGGTGGAGCGATGCATCGAAATGGGGCGCGCTATCGCGGACTGCGGCTGCGCGATTGTCACGGGCGGTTGCCCCGGCCTGCCGCATTATGCCGTGATTGGCTGCAAGCAGAGCGGCGGGCTCACCATCGGTGTCAGCCCCGCCATCAGCCAGCACGAACACGTCGCGAAGTACAGCAGCCCGACCGATCACATCGACGTGCTGATATTCACCGGCATGGGCCTGATGGGCCGCGAGGTCATCGGCGTGCGCAGTTGCGACATCATCATCATCGTTGGCGGACGCTCGGGCACACTCGGCGAGTTCGCCATCGCGTACGACGAAGGCCGCCTCATCGGTGTGCTCACCGGCTCCGGCGGCGTCGCGGACCACGTGGACGACTTCCTGCCCGTCATGCAGAAGCCCACAGGATCGCGCATTATCTACGACAGCGACCCGCGCAAATTGATCGAGCGGTGCGTCGCCGACTATAAGGCGAACCCAACTGTCATTCGCGAACGAGAGGCCTCGAAGTAATGCGCATTACATCCCTCGGCGCCGCCGAGACGGTCACCGGCAGCAAACACCTGCTCGAAGTAAATGGCAAGCGTGTCCTTTTCGACTGCGGCATGTTTCAAGGCGCGCGCAAGGAATCCGAAGCGCGCAACCGCGAGATGCCCTGCGACCCGACGACGCTCGATGCCGTGGTCATCACGCACGCCCACATAGACCACATCGGGGTACTGCCCGTACTCGCGAAGCACGGGTATGAGGGACCAATCTTCGCGACGCCCGCGACGCGCGACTTATGCTCGATTATGCTCATCGACAGCGCGCACATTCAGGCGCGCGACGCGGAATGGCTCTCGAAGAAAAACCGATCGTTCGTTGCGCCGCTTTATGACGATAACGACGTACACACGACCATGCAGCGCTTCGTCTCGTTGCCGTACAACATGCCGATGGAGATCGTGCCCGGCGTGCGCATCACCTTCCGCGACGCGGGCCATGTGCTGGGATCGGCGATGGTGATGGTCGAGTGCCGCGAGAACGGAACGGCGAAGCGATTTCTTGAGGGCGGCGATCTGGGCCGAAAACACATGCCGATCCTCCGCGATCCGTGGGAACCGGAGGACGCGGATGTTGTGCTGATGGAAAGCACCTACGGCAACCGCGAGCATGATCCTATCGAAGAAATGGACCATCGGCTGGCGGAGATTATCCGGGCCACGCACCAGCGCGGCGGAAAAATCATCATTCCCAGCTTCGCCCTCGAACGCGCACAGGAAATTATCTATGCTCTAAAGCGTCTGGAAGTAAACGGAGGTTTGCCTCGCCTCCCCGTGTTTGTCGATAGCCCGATGACGGTCAACATTACCGAAATCTTCCGCCTCCACAGCGACAGCTTCGACACGGAAATCAGAGAATTCATGACGGAGGAAGGGGACCCGTTCATGCTTCAACGCATTCATTACATCCGCAGCGCGGAAGAATCCATGAAGCTGAACGACATGAGAGAGCCGGCGATTATCATTTCCGCGTCGGGCATGTGCGAGCAGGGCCGTATCCTTCACCACCTGCGAAACAATTGCCACGACGAACGCAACACCATACTTATCGTCGGGTTCCAGGCGAAGAACACGTTGGGCCGCCGCATCGTGGAGCGCGAGAAGGAAATCAAGATTTTCGGCGTGAAGCGTCCGCTGAACGCCGACGTCAAAGTGCTCAACGGTTTCAGCGCGCATGCAGGCCGCTCGGAACTCATCGCATTCGGTCAGCGATTCAAAGACTGCGCCCAACATGTGTTACTGGTCCACGGCGAAGAAGATGCGATGACTGCGTTGAAGTCCGCGCTCGAATCCGCTGGCCAGACGAATGCTACGATTCAGAAGGAAGGTGTGCCGATAGAGTTCTGAATGGCCGGGCAAGTCGCATAGTTAAGCGCCTTCCATCGCTTCGCGCACCATCTCCAGCGACGCCATCAATCCGCGCGCGCGCTCCGCAATATTCTGATAGATTCTTAGCGTCGTCTCCGCCAGTGCGAGCGGCTCCGCGCCTTCCAAGTTATCGCGCTCGAACCGGGCGATTGCGGCCAACGGTTTGCACGCGCGATTCAGTTCCGCATACACGCGAATATCTTCGTCGAGCGCCATCAGACCGCGCACCAGCCCTTGTGCTCGCCGCATTGCGCCGTGACTTCTCAGTATTGTCAGCAGCTCCCCTGTCGTCGCAGCTCCGCGATCGGCAAGGGACGCGAGGCCGGCCAACGACTCTCGCGCAGACTGCCAGAACGAGGAATCAGAGAGGGGCAAATAGTGTTGTGCAATGCGTTTTATGCTATCTGTTTCGCTGGCGGACGAATCGATCCTGTCCGATTGAACAGGAAAGGTCTGATTCGACCCTTGCGCGAAGTACTGAAGCCACATTGGACGGTACGCCATTCGTACAACGTCCAGCTCGGCCGCCTCCCGGCGAACGATCGGATACCACTGCAAGCAGCCATCCTGCGCAAAGTCAGACCAGTGCAAGTCGACGTTCGCGAGGTCTCCGTCGTCCTCCAGTGTGGGAATGGCCCCTGCCCCCGTAATCACGAGTTCGACGGCGCGCAGCGCGTGTTCGGGAAGAATGCCG
Encoded proteins:
- a CDS encoding TlyA family RNA methyltransferase; translated protein: MKSRLDSIVARVAGITRTQAQGLIRAGKVLSHHGEVLDKPGAQFDDEIALDIRDGSPYVSRGGDKLAAALDAFALDPTGRIAIDVGASTGGFTDCLLQRGAARVYAVDVGYGQLAWRLRNDPRVVVMERTNVRHITPAAFPIRPNFFTADCSFISLSLVLPRLKLVLDAGALGVVLIKPQFEAGRQHVGKGGVVRDPKVHDAVIQKVLESAREFGFTPGRVVPSPLLGPAGNREFLAELTYIG
- the recN gene encoding DNA repair protein RecN; protein product: MLELLRIQNYALIDNLEVEFKPGLNALTGETGAGKSIIIGALNLVLGARASNETVRDGADRARIEAVFRLSKLSRRLKALLDEFDVPIENGELMVARTVTSDGKSRAHAGGTLLPLNALAQLGDELVDLHGQHDHQSLLIPERQLDLLDGFAGADAAVSALAGMVSNLRSLEKSIAELESDDRERARRIEFLKFEVSEINAANLQPGEEEEVRSRRNLITNAEQIYTTAARAYQALYESDGDAAIDKIDVSLSAVSELNAIDSRFAALAESLGALRANAQDISAELRGFTEAVEYDPQELDDLNRRLSQIADLKRKFGDSIDAILAYRDNAIAEIERFDSRDQQLASMRREHAKRLESANEQAEAISLKRRAAAMKLDKKITGALQELGMKGGTLETRFEQTALTKSGIDRAEFLLSANPGERPKPLRQVASGGEISRVMLAIKTVLAGADRIPTLIFDEIDAGVGGAVANKVAQRLRDLSATHQTICITHLPQIAAAASAHFTVEKGTAKGRTLTRVQFLEPTERTKEVARLLDGSLTDVSLKHAEELLRANR
- a CDS encoding 2-C-methyl-D-erythritol 2,4-cyclodiphosphate synthase, producing MIRVGLGYDLHRLGEGRPLILGGVTIPFEKGLEGHSDADALAHAITDALLGAAALGNIGQHFPDTDPRYKDADSIQLLTHAANLVRGAGYRIVNIDANIVAQRPKLNPHLDAMRARLADCLAIPVGCISVKAKTNELVGPEGRGEAISTQAIALIETD
- a CDS encoding LOG family protein, whose product is MESQNDIARIKIGVMGSAGGAMEARLVERCIEMGRAIADCGCAIVTGGCPGLPHYAVIGCKQSGGLTIGVSPAISQHEHVAKYSSPTDHIDVLIFTGMGLMGREVIGVRSCDIIIIVGGRSGTLGEFAIAYDEGRLIGVLTGSGGVADHVDDFLPVMQKPTGSRIIYDSDPRKLIERCVADYKANPTVIREREASK
- a CDS encoding MBL fold metallo-hydrolase, with product MRITSLGAAETVTGSKHLLEVNGKRVLFDCGMFQGARKESEARNREMPCDPTTLDAVVITHAHIDHIGVLPVLAKHGYEGPIFATPATRDLCSIMLIDSAHIQARDAEWLSKKNRSFVAPLYDDNDVHTTMQRFVSLPYNMPMEIVPGVRITFRDAGHVLGSAMVMVECRENGTAKRFLEGGDLGRKHMPILRDPWEPEDADVVLMESTYGNREHDPIEEMDHRLAEIIRATHQRGGKIIIPSFALERAQEIIYALKRLEVNGGLPRLPVFVDSPMTVNITEIFRLHSDSFDTEIREFMTEEGDPFMLQRIHYIRSAEESMKLNDMREPAIIISASGMCEQGRILHHLRNNCHDERNTILIVGFQAKNTLGRRIVEREKEIKIFGVKRPLNADVKVLNGFSAHAGRSELIAFGQRFKDCAQHVLLVHGEEDAMTALKSALESAGQTNATIQKEGVPIEF